In the genome of Parus major isolate Abel chromosome 3, Parus_major1.1, whole genome shotgun sequence, the window tcctcATGGGGGAAACACCCAAGAGGGACTCCAGAAAAAGTAAAAGGTGGGAATATTTACAGTGTCTTTCCTCATTGCTTCCAGATTTCTATGGATGTCCTGGTAAAAATGCTCCCCTAcagttttttttagtttaagaGTCTTTAAAATCcacattatttcatttcaaaagtatatgtataaaatacaaGTTCCTTGCattgttttttcatttagaaCAAATAGGAGGAAATCGGCTTCTGTGACAGTGAACTACTTTGTGAAGAATCCTAATTCTGCTTTAAAGCTGCCAGAGGAAAACTGTAATTATTAACTCTGTTGGTCtagcagaaaacagcagcacaaaacccCTCAGTTAACTGAGCCCTGAGGTTCTAAAAGCTGATCACCTACACAATGAGACTGTTTATGATTTTAGAGGCTTTATGTACACACAGCTGAGCCTGGACACTGAATTCCTCTCTGCTGGGAACCAATTCAGCACTTGCCCTGGGCTGTGGTGTAGCTGATGTGACtgcttcccagctctcccagcaaaTCCATTCCCAGCCAAcactccctgcctgccctccctttTCTGCTCTAGTGGCATTCAGAGagtgctttcatttttccctgGAACAAAGACATCCCTGAGTGCCTGATGTTAGCAGAAAATCCATAGAACAGAAGTATGCCAGTCTTGAACGGGGAATACAAGAGACTGTTCTATCCCAGAAATTTAAGGAAGATTTGCGGAAGCCTTCTTAGTAACTACCTTCTTCAAGGCTTGACACTGAgcacttttgtttttaaaggatgcCCAGAAAGCATCCTGCTCAGATGGAAAGGAGCTTGCCAACAGGTTAGATTCTTACACCTCCGTTTAATAAGGAGCTACTAATCCACACACAAGCCTCTGGAAGCAGTGAGGCCCACCAGACTACACTGAACTGAGAAAAACACTTGGCTGCACATCTACAACCACACAACAGGAATGGAGAAAGAGCTTGCAAACATCACAGGCCCAGCAACTGTCCTGCTATTTAGCACAGGAAGGAAACAGGGAATCACTGTTAATTATCAAAGCCCTTACCACATTCAAGAGCTTTCAAACGACAAGTTAAGAGCTGGCAACAAGCTTCCTCAGATCAGATTTCATCACCACATGGGTAGTTCTACTGCGTGTCAGAAGGAGCAAAGCTCTTACCCAGCACAGCAATGCACTCCACAGCTGTCTGCCAGTCCTTGCTGTTCTTGTCGAAGTTGTAGAAGAGGCGCCTCATGCAGTCCTTGAGGGCGGCGTCGCGGCGCTCCTCGGCGTTCACCATCGCAGCCAGCATCTTCTCGATCTCCTTGGTCCAGTAGCGCTTGTAGCCCTTCCTGCTCGACCTCAGCTCGTATTCCTCGGGCAGGTTACGAGACACGGCACTTTCCGGGATTTCCATCTGGTACCGGTTCTTGCCTGTCCCCCAGTACTGCACGGATTTGAACCCGAGCAGCTTGCGCTGCTTATCCAGGTACTTGCGAAGATCTTCCTCGACAGTTTTGATATCCTGTAGTGCTCCGTCATAATCGGGGTCAAAACCTGCCTTTGGGGTAATCACTCCTGTCTTCCGAGCCTGGTTGTGATCAAAGGCAGTGTCCCACCTGGTGAGCTCTGCACTCAGGTCGGGGAAGCGGCCGTCGGGATTTTTGGCTTTGCGGGTGACCAGCTGCTTCAGGACTCTGGATTTGAAGTCGCTGGCAGCCTCCTCCATGAGATCAACAATTTCATTAATTACTTTGAATCCCTCCAGGGCAGACAGAAAGTCAGcgattttttttttgctgtgtttgagtTCTTCATAGAAGATGGCCCTGCTGTCAGGATGGTTCTGACTTTTGAGTGGTGACCCGATGCTGTGAATTTTGCTGAGCAGTCTCTCAAGGTCAGGCAGTTTCTTGAGGTGCTCACTGACTTCAGACATTTTatctggcactgccaggaggTCCTCGACAGCATCCAAGCGATCATTGATGGATTTAGGATTACAAAGCGGAGCGCAGAGCCACTGTTTCAGCAGTCGCTTCCCGAATGGTGTACAACAAGAATCAATCCTTTCCAACAAAGTACCTTCTGTGGTTCCATTGGTTCCATTCTGCAGGACTTCCAGGTTCATCAGGGTAACTCCATCCAGCACCATCCGCTGGCCAGTTCTGGCAAACAAACTACTTGAACTCATGTTTTTTGCAGCAGCAATATCCACAGGGACATATTCCTCGAAGTTTGCCTGTGATAACAGCTCCTGATCAATCAGACATTTTTTGAGATAGAAGACACATCCCCCAAGAGCTGACAAAGCTAACTCACTGTTTTCACCAGGAGTTAATCCCAGAGAGTCACTCTCTGAAGTCAGAGATTTGATTACGGAGGGCAGAGAACATCCATTTTCAGAATTCTGCTTCTCCTTGAAATACCCTTCCTCAAGAAGGACCTTTAGTGTTTTAGAAGCATTCCAGAACTGGGAACCCGAGGTCAGCCCTTCCTGAACGCAAGAAACAAGCGAGCCCTTCAGTATCTTCTGTGTGTCCACAGAGAGGTTCCCCTTCTcaaacagcacctgcacagGGGTGTAATGAGCTATCAAAGTCCTAAACCTGGAGCAGTGGCGGTCGTCTGGGAACTGGCCAACGTAGAACTTCCCCACGGAGGTGTCGACGAAGCAAACCCCGTACACGCGCGTCCCGGCCGAgtcctccttctccttcacgCACAGCAGGAACTTGCTGTGGTTCTCGGAGGGGTCGCAGTCCATGACGCTGTAGGTCTGGGTTCCCTTGGTGATGATCCTGCAGATCTCCCGGCGCACCACCTTGTCAAACCTGGAGGAGTGGCCCGTTGACTTGCAGCGCGCTTCCATCATTTCAGGCGTTTCCGTCTGCTCCACGCGCACCACCTTGTAGCCCTTCTGCACCAGGACATCGGAGAATCGGCCAAAGGCAGTTTCTGGAAAACCTGAGTGGGCCCAGGTGCCCCTCATATAGACCAGGCCCAACTCATTGACACCAGTGACTGCGTCCATGTGATACAACTCATAGAACTTTCCAACCTTGTAGCAAATCACAGCATCAAAGTTTTGGCTTTTGAGCTGCCACCACCTCCGCACGCCCGGCGTGCACTTGTTGAGATAATCCTCAGGCACGTAGAGAGTACAGGGGTCGTAATCAGGGTCACCCTGACGCCTCCTGTGCacatctttcctcttcccttcttgCAGCCAGTCAAGCTTTTCGTGTTCCCACACTGAGAAGCCAACAGTGCCTCCACTGCAAGCACTTGCTTGAGATTCAAAACTTTCAGGTGCTGCAAACGATGTCAGCTTAGACTTGGCTTCTGAGGAGACTGTTGCTGTTCTTTTGGGCGTTTCAGAACATTCATTTCCCAAGCTACGCCTTTTAGCAGGCTTTTTCACCTCTTTTCTCTTTCGTTTAGAAGGGACTTTTACAGGGCTCTCTGCAACACTCTCTGTCTCTGTGTCAGAAGACTCATTTTCATCCACCCCACTACTGGCTTCCTCACtgcttgctgcttctttcccaTCAGGCTTGAACTCCACATCAGAGCCATCGTGGTCACTGTCAGAATCCAACACTCTCCTCCTCTTGGCTTTTATAGCTCTTTCCCTGCTCATCGCTCGCTTATTGCTTTTCACATCCTCCTCACTGTTGCAGTCTTCACTGTTGCCTGATGCATTTTCACTCATCTCctggagaaagaaattattttgtctgtagATAATTCTGGCTATAAAGATACTGCTGCATAAAGAAGAGCAAAAATGTGCAGTAACGCAATACCTATGATGCTTCAAGCAAGAgacagcagagccacagccaaTTGCATCTACCTTAACAAAACtcagtttttttctggataACTAACTGCTCCTGGCCAGTGGCATAATTCCTCTTAATTGTGTTCTTTAGAGGCTCAACCATTACTGTGCATAGGTGATGATGATGAACAAAGCATTTAAACTACATAAAAAAGAATATGGCACGCataggagaaagaaaagcagctccatTATTTGCCTTTTCAGCCTCAAACTTTAATGGAAAACCAGCAGTGGAGGGACTGTAATGAGTACAAAGTGCCACTGCATGTGACACAATGCCTGGAGTGGCACTTGTCCCTCAGGGCACTGTCACATTGGAGACTGAGTAGATGAGGAGCTAAGGGAAACCACCATCCCACTGACACTCTCCTCATACCATTCCTCTCCAAAGAAATCTATTCCAAGGCATATGGTGCTACTGAAATAATAGCTGAATCAACACAACATGACTACAATACAATAAAACATCACTTTTTAGTTACTCCACCAAGAACTGGTATTTTAATGCTACTCCACAAGATGAGGGTGGGCTCCAAAAGTTCAATTTAATGCCTTAGATGAATAgacaaaaagctaaaaatttATGCATTAAGACACGCTAAAACTTTAGATCAACCTTAGGGCAACTTGGACTATGAACAACAAatacagaagataaaatgacgcaccaaaaaaaagcatttctgagtgAAAAAGTAGGTCACCAGAGAGTCATGAGTGAAGAGTCAGAAAAGTTAAGTAGATTCTGACGTCAGTCCTTACCATACAGAACACCAAAGAGACTTGTCTTTCCAGCTAGAAAAGATGAGAGACCAGCATATGACCTGACAACACAGAagcagtacaaaaaaaaagacatatgGATACATATGTGTGCAAGATTAACAAGGAGATAAGCTGTGATTACTGTACCAGAGAACTGCAGGATATTCCACGCTTAGTTCCAAGTCACAGCTTCTAAGTTCTAGCAATATTTCTGCAAATTACAGCAATTAAGAAACATTTTACctccatttcttcctcttcttcctctgtgtctgAAGGTTCATTGCATACTGCCAGTTCAAGCCTCTTGGTTTTATCTTTGCTCATGGCATCATCTGCCAGCACCATGGCTCTTTTAATTTCAGGCTTTGTGCTGTAAAACATACCTCCCTTCATAGTTTCTCCATCTGATGAACCTGTAAAAACCACAGATTTGTTAGAAACTGATGCCAGTCTAGCATTTAGCCAGTGTTCATAGTCCACTTTTAAATGTATTCAGACAACTAACATTCCTACTCAGAGAACAGAATTTCTGTGCTGCTACACTCATTCCCACCACATCTTAAATACAGCAACCCCCCCACTCCTTCAGCCTGATAAACTACCCCTGGGGAAAGTATACACACTCACAAATGAAATGCCTGCCTATTTCTGTAACTCATTAGCACATGTGAGCACTCCTAAGCTGAGCTCTGAACACCCTCACACTGCCTGTCGTTAGTGCTGAGTTTAACACTTTGTGCAGCACACAGACCTGACTGAGACCACAGGGCTGTTTTAGCAATGACAGGCAAGTTCAGCTGGAGTTATCTTCACTTTCTAGGCACAAGCCACCGATGGCACAGACCTCAAAGCTCTGCTGGCCTCCACACTGCTGCTTTAAGGGCAGCCAGGCACCCAGCTCATTAGCCAGATTAGCTGATGGCCAATCACAGTGGCCACTCAGCCTGACCCCGCAGGGCAGTGAACAAAGCCTGCTATTAATAACTGCTCCATTCCCTCatcctcctgcacagcccctgggcACCACAGCTCCCCCTGCCACCACCTGCACACAACACAAACCCAAAGCCGACCAATCTACGGACTGATTTCAGGTCCTTTTTCCCACTCCTGTGACTCCCATCATCCACCACTACTGAATAAAGCTTCAGCTCTAAACCAGTGGCAGACAAAGGCAGTGGACTTGGAGGAGGCCAAATAGCCCAGAAACAACTCAATCAAAATTCTTGCTCACAATCAACTCCCAGTTTGCAGTAGCAAAGCAGGGAGTTACAAGTAGCTGCTTCTACAGCACAAAGGCAACACATTAGCAACCCAGATCTCCCTTTTAGTTTTCTAAATGCAACGAGGCagtctaaaaatattttgctttaatattaaatacaacTGAACAAcgtcaggaaaaaaatcttctcataTAATTGAGCTGCACACTGCAACACCTGCAAATTCACTTAACCAACTGCTATGCATCTCACTTCTCCATGCCCACCTGTTACATTTCTGGTCCTGTGCTGTCTGCATTTACTCAGgtacaaaaaaataacccaagaAACGTCTCCATTTTCTAACCCAAAGACTCTAACACTCTTCCTTTGTGTATAAAGAtgctttttgtttgaatttaaggcaaaacaggtattttaaatatttttaatctgttctgcATTCAACATTTCTCCTGTGCATCTGTGCTTAAACTCCTTTTTGgcaattttcttttgataaagAGAGTAATTCCCCTTACCTTTATTTGCTTCTAAGTGGAACTACAAGCTCTTAAAATACTTTGattgttttcaaataatttcaagaaGGACAAGTATTACCATGGACCAATTTACTTGCAATAAATTAGATTATGCTAACACTCATGGTAATAACATtgccattttaatttaaaactgtggCTGAAGTACAGCACTCTGAAGTACTGTGGAGACAAAATGTGGCTACATGATCATGAGATGGAACTCTGACTTGTAAAAAGGGAGAAACTgtttaaattcagcttttttcagTGACACAAGAAAATCCTATGGGGCAACAGAAATACTGTATTACATATGAAGTATTTGACTAACAAGACAATTTAGAGCcagtgatttaattttcagcaacagtaaaattataaaaaaaggggggaaacaGATCATGATTACTAAAAAGGTGAGATTTATTATGCAAAATGTTAACTCTTGATTACATTTGATTTTCACTAGTTAGCCAAGTCATTTCTTCAGTAACACAAACACCAACTCTTAATGTGTAACTACAAACACTGCCCTCACCAACACTCAATTCTCAAGTTATATACTTTATTTACAAAactgctgcactgctgagaAGAAACACTGgtgtttattaattttattatccCAATATCCTGGGCCTAGCCTTTTAATTCTGGACACACTGCAGTTCCTAAATTGCTGCTTAAAAACTGGGTTTGACACTACTAATGTTTTAAGCATTTCAGAGCTTAAAGTAGAAATACTGGGTTTAtcttttacataatttttaccctgatgggagaaaaaaaaaaaatctctaaaacaTTAGCAAACTTTAAGTTTGCTTAATTAGTTGTTCCAATCTAATAAACAAAAGGGCTCCCTGTTTTATGTTTCAAGAACTGTATAAACACAAATGTACCTATAACCCTCAAAAACTTGTCACTTACAAAGCACAGAACATGTTTAATTCTGCTCttggttttgctgctctttctctATGGAGAATAATATAGCCTATATTCCAAGCTTGTAATTCCAAAACAAGTGgcatatttccatttcaaacaGGTTTGTTTCTATCTCTTACCTTTATATGGCTTCAGGTATTTAACACTGATCCAACCCCTTGTGGGGCAGTCATCAAAGAACTGCACATGGATACGAgtggattttccttttcctctgacTATTGTCCTTTCAGTGGGGTGGTTGTATATGAGGCACGGCCACCAGGGATAACCTTCCATCTTGGCCCACACCAAGTCCCCCGGAGAATACTC includes:
- the MSH6 gene encoding DNA mismatch repair protein Msh6 — translated: MSRQSTLLRFFSKATPPPPAGTEPRSEPRRCASAERNGLQAAGSPPGGAGRAAARRGENGEKGAGGGAAAKAPSVSCEYSPGDLVWAKMEGYPWWPCLIYNHPTERTIVRGKGKSTRIHVQFFDDCPTRGWISVKYLKPYKGSSDGETMKGGMFYSTKPEIKRAMVLADDAMSKDKTKRLELAVCNEPSDTEEEEEEMEEMSENASGNSEDCNSEEDVKSNKRAMSRERAIKAKRRRVLDSDSDHDGSDVEFKPDGKEAASSEEASSGVDENESSDTETESVAESPVKVPSKRKRKEVKKPAKRRSLGNECSETPKRTATVSSEAKSKLTSFAAPESFESQASACSGGTVGFSVWEHEKLDWLQEGKRKDVHRRRQGDPDYDPCTLYVPEDYLNKCTPGVRRWWQLKSQNFDAVICYKVGKFYELYHMDAVTGVNELGLVYMRGTWAHSGFPETAFGRFSDVLVQKGYKVVRVEQTETPEMMEARCKSTGHSSRFDKVVRREICRIITKGTQTYSVMDCDPSENHSKFLLCVKEKEDSAGTRVYGVCFVDTSVGKFYVGQFPDDRHCSRFRTLIAHYTPVQVLFEKGNLSVDTQKILKGSLVSCVQEGLTSGSQFWNASKTLKVLLEEGYFKEKQNSENGCSLPSVIKSLTSESDSLGLTPGENSELALSALGGCVFYLKKCLIDQELLSQANFEEYVPVDIAAAKNMSSSSLFARTGQRMVLDGVTLMNLEVLQNGTNGTTEGTLLERIDSCCTPFGKRLLKQWLCAPLCNPKSINDRLDAVEDLLAVPDKMSEVSEHLKKLPDLERLLSKIHSIGSPLKSQNHPDSRAIFYEELKHSKKKIADFLSALEGFKVINEIVDLMEEAASDFKSRVLKQLVTRKAKNPDGRFPDLSAELTRWDTAFDHNQARKTGVITPKAGFDPDYDGALQDIKTVEEDLRKYLDKQRKLLGFKSVQYWGTGKNRYQMEIPESAVSRNLPEEYELRSSRKGYKRYWTKEIEKMLAAMVNAEERRDAALKDCMRRLFYNFDKNSKDWQTAVECIAVLDVLMSLAHYSQGGDGPLCRPVILLPMDNAPPFLELRNSRHPCITKTFFGDDFIPNDIVIGIKDEGSSSEASCVLVTGPNMGGKSTLMRQAGLLVVMAQLGCYVPAETCRLTPIDRVFTRLGASDRIMAGESTFFVELSETSSILQHATEHSLVLVDELGRGTATFDGTAIASAVVQELAERIRCRTLFSTHYHSLVEDYSHRGAVRLGHMACMVENESEDPSQETITFLYKFIEGACPKSYGFNAARLADIPEEVIQKGHRKAKEFEKTTISLRIFRYLCQVVDGTNTDANALQKLMAMISRL